The Candidatus Aminicenantes bacterium genome includes a region encoding these proteins:
- the map gene encoding type I methionyl aminopeptidase — translation MIVYKTEAEIAAMTAASRIVAMILDELRGFVVPGVRTADLDARAERRARELGAKPAFKGYRGYPASVCISINEEIIHGIPSDRVLREGDLVSLDFGVLYDGFYGDAARSYPVGRISPLAERLIAAAEGSFRKGLEAMVEGGRVSDISHAVQRHVEAEGFSVIRSFVGHGIGHALHEEPQVPNFGVPGRGPRLRRGLVLAIEPMIAAGDWDIEIQDDGWTAVTKDRSLAAHYEETVALTEEGPVILSRADAPAPARPGKEQAHA, via the coding sequence ATGATCGTCTACAAGACCGAGGCGGAGATCGCGGCCATGACGGCGGCCAGCCGGATCGTGGCCATGATCCTGGACGAGCTGCGGGGCTTCGTCGTCCCCGGCGTCCGGACCGCCGATCTCGATGCCCGAGCCGAGCGGCGGGCCCGCGAGCTGGGGGCCAAGCCGGCCTTCAAGGGCTATCGCGGCTACCCGGCTTCGGTTTGCATCTCGATCAACGAGGAGATCATCCACGGCATCCCCTCGGATCGGGTTCTTCGGGAAGGTGACCTGGTCAGCCTGGACTTCGGCGTCCTGTACGACGGATTCTACGGCGACGCCGCCCGCAGCTACCCGGTCGGCCGCATCTCGCCCCTGGCCGAGCGGCTGATCGCGGCCGCCGAAGGCTCCTTCCGCAAGGGCCTGGAGGCGATGGTTGAGGGCGGCCGGGTCTCGGATATCTCCCACGCCGTGCAGCGGCATGTCGAGGCCGAGGGCTTTTCGGTCATCCGCTCTTTCGTCGGGCACGGCATCGGCCACGCCCTGCACGAGGAGCCCCAGGTGCCCAACTTCGGGGTGCCCGGCCGCGGACCGCGGCTGCGGCGCGGGTTGGTCCTGGCCATCGAGCCGATGATCGCCGCCGGCGACTGGGACATAGAGATCCAGGACGACGGCTGGACTGCGGTGACCAAGGACCGCAGCCTGGCTGCGCACTACGAGGAGACGGTGGCCCTGACCGAAGAGGGGCCGGTGATCCTGAGCCGGGCCGACGCCCCGGCCCCGGCCCGGCCGGGCAAGGAGCAGGCGCATGCCTAA
- the rpmJ gene encoding 50S ribosomal protein L36, whose amino-acid sequence MKVRASVKKICRNCKIIRRKGIIVVICTNPRHKQRQG is encoded by the coding sequence ATGAAAGTACGCGCATCGGTCAAGAAGATCTGCCGGAACTGCAAGATCATCCGGCGCAAAGGCATTATTGTCGTGATCTGCACCAACCCTAGGCACAAACAGAGGCAAGGATAA
- the infA gene encoding translation initiation factor IF-1, translating to MPKEDVFEAEGTVLETLPNAMFRVELANKHRILAHISGKMRKHFIRILPGDKVLVEISPYDLTKGRITYRFK from the coding sequence ATGCCTAAAGAAGACGTCTTCGAGGCCGAGGGCACGGTGCTGGAAACCCTGCCGAACGCCATGTTCCGGGTGGAGCTGGCCAACAAGCACCGCATCCTGGCCCATATTTCGGGCAAGATGAGAAAACACTTCATTCGGATCCTCCCGGGGGACAAGGTCCTGGTCGAGATTTCGCCCTACGACCTGACCAAGGGACGGATCACGTACCGATTCAAATAA